The nucleotide window CAGCCACCAGCAACACCGTGAAGTTCGGCGCCGTCGCCAACAGCAGCAATCCGCACAGCGTGAACCCCATGCCAATGGGCAGTGAATACGGCATCGGCTTGCGATCGGTCACCATGCCGACCAGCGGCTGCAGCAACGACGCCGTGATCTGGTAGGTCAGCGTGATCAGGCCCACCTGGGCAAAGCTCAGGTGGAAGCCGTCCTTGAGGATCGGGTAGATCGCCAGGATCAACGACTGGATCATGTCGTTGAGCAGATGCGAGAAGCTGATCGCCCCAATGATCCCGTATTCGGTGGCGTGTTCCTGCCGGGCGGCCGGAGCGGAAAGCTGCACTTCTTCGACGCGGGTTTGCATGGGGGCCTGGATGCTTGATCGGGGAAAGCCGGTGCGGGCCGGCAAGGCGTGAACGTTAATGCCGCGGCGGGCGGCCCGCGCGCGCCAAAGGGTCAATTTCTGTAGAATTTGGGCCAATCATGAGACAAACCCGCATTACCGGCTACGAGGACACCCCGCGCGACGTCGTCGCGACGGGCAACGACTATCCCTCGCACTTCGTCCTTCCGGCCCATCACCACAAGCGGAATCAGTTGCTTTACGCGGCCACGGGCGTATTCAAGGCGATCACCTCTGAAGGCACCTGGGTCGTGCCTCCCCGCCGCGCACTATGGATTCCCTCGGGCGTGACGCACGAGGTGCACATGGATGGCGCGGTCAGCACCCGCAGCGCCTATGTCAGCCCGGAGGCTGCCCAGGCGCGCCAGCTTTGGCAGCGCTGTGAGGTCATCACCGTGTCGCCCCTGCTCCATGAATTGCTGCAGGTGGCCGTCGATCTTCCGGCCCTGTACGACACCACCGGTCGCGATGGCCGGGTGATGAACCTGCTGCTCGACGAAATCTGCACCATGCCCACCATGGCGCTTAACACGCCGCTGCCGGCAGACAAGCGTCTTTACGCGTTATGTCGGGCGATGCTCGATGCACCATCACTCGACGTGGACATCGACGCGATGGCGCTCAAGGCCGGCATGAGCCGGCGCAACTTCACCCGCCTGTTCCGCGAACAGACGGGCATGAGTTTCGCCGCGTGGCGACAGCAGGCGTGCCTGTTGGCGGCTTTGACGCGACTCGCGCGCGGTGAGTCGATCACGCAGGTGGCCTTCGACCTCGGATATGGCAGCGCCAGCGCGTTCAGTGCGGCCTTCAGGCGGGTGTTGGGGGCGCCGCCCAGCCGCTTCCTCGAAGGCGACCAGCCGGCACCCGCCTCCTCGCCCGACACACAACCCCTGATCTACTGAATGTCGCGACGGAACACCGACCAAGGAATGTGTCATTTCTGTGTCAAAACCATATCGCATCATGAGTGCACTTCCTTCGTCGCGTGGACGAAGTCTGAACATGCACGCGCCGGCGACGGGGTAGCATGGTAGTTCTCCATGCGACTAGTCCGAGCCAGGAGCCAAGGTCCGACATGACGTCCCGCAGCGATGCCCGCCCCGCCCCGATCAGCGACATCATCGACGACGCCTCCGTCGAAACCGACAGCGCTCCCGCGGTCGCGCCACTCGTCGGCGCTCAGGACCTCAATGAAAGCAGCCTGTACATCCACCGCGAGCTGTCGCAGCTGCAGTTCAATATCCGTGTGCT belongs to Dyella terrae and includes:
- a CDS encoding AraC family transcriptional regulator, whose protein sequence is MRQTRITGYEDTPRDVVATGNDYPSHFVLPAHHHKRNQLLYAATGVFKAITSEGTWVVPPRRALWIPSGVTHEVHMDGAVSTRSAYVSPEAAQARQLWQRCEVITVSPLLHELLQVAVDLPALYDTTGRDGRVMNLLLDEICTMPTMALNTPLPADKRLYALCRAMLDAPSLDVDIDAMALKAGMSRRNFTRLFREQTGMSFAAWRQQACLLAALTRLARGESITQVAFDLGYGSASAFSAAFRRVLGAPPSRFLEGDQPAPASSPDTQPLIY